The sequence GGAATACATGTCACTGCAGGAAATCGAATTCACGTCCGCCAACGGCCGCGACACCATCCAGGCCTGGGTCTACGAACCCATCGGCCAACCCAAGGCCATCGTGCAGCTGATCCACGGGCTCGGCGAGCACTCCCGCCGCTACCTCCACCTCATCTCCACCCTGGTGGACGCGGGATTCATCGTGGTGGCAGGCGACCACTCCGGGCACGGACGCACGGCGATGCAGCAGGGCACCTGGGGCGACGCCGGCGAGGACGCCGCCAGCGTGGTGGTCGCGGACGAGGTCACCCTCCAGGCCAAAGCCAGGGAGGCACTCCCCCCGCTCCCGTACGTGGTGTTCGGCCACAGCTGGGGCTCCATGATCGCCCGCGGCATGGCCGTGGACCCACGGACCCAGCTTTCCGGCCTGATCCTCTGCGGCATCGCCGCCCAGATGCGGGGCATCGAGAAAAGAATCAACCGTCCCGAACTTGCCGGGCTTGCCTCCGGCGAGAGTGCGGCGGAGCCCGCGCCTGAGGAACTGGTGGGCCAGTTGTTCGACGGCTTCCTGGGCCGCCTCGGCGAAAACGCCGGCCCCACCGCCTGGGTGGCGCTGGACGCCGACGTCGTCGCCGACCACGGGAGGGACCCCTTCAACAACTTCGGCGCACCGCTCAGCGCCCGTTTCCTGCAGGGCTTCGTTGACCTCTACGATCAGGTCACCTCGGACGACTGGTACAAACAGCTCCCCGCCGACCTCCCCGTGCTGATCCTCGCCGGCGACCAGGACCCCGTGACCAACTACGGCGAAGGCGCCTACCACGTGGCCAACCGCCTGGCGGATTCGGGCCACGCGGACGTCCGCACCCGCGTCTTCCCCGGCGTCCGGCATGAAGTGCACAACGAACCCACCACCCGCGCAGAGACAGAGCGCGAGACGGTCGAGTTCATCCAGCGGGTAGCCGGCAGCTGACGGCCCCGGAGAAAAGCGCGCCGCTGGAAGGTTCGACGGCGGCACTCACCCGCCGCCGTCGTCGAACCTCCCAGCAAAACCAGCCGGTCACGTCAGGTGTGCGTAGCTTTCTGCTGCCAGCGGGACAGGCGTGCGAACGTGGGGCCAGCCGGCGGCGGGATTTTGACTGGGTTGGCGCCCGGCCGCCGTCGGCGCAGTTCCAGCGCCAGCGCCTCCTGTCCGCGCGCCATCGCCCACCGGTGGTTCGCGGCAAAAGCCGGCTTGAGCAGCCAGCCCAGCCGCCGCAGCAACGGTTTCGCCGCACTGACCCGCCAGTCATAGGTGACCACCGTTTCAGGCCCGTCCTGCTCGAACGTCCAGCGTCCCGTGCCGTTGAGGTCGCCCCGCGCGGACAGCGCGAAACCCTGCTCCGTCACGGGCTCCGTGAGGGTGAGCTGCCACTTGAGCGTGTAGGGCAGCCAGCCTTTGGTGTGGAGGAAGAACGCCTTGCCTGTGCCGTCCGGATTGCCCGTATCCCGGGGCTCGACGTCCAGATACACCGATGGCCACCAGCGCGGAAGCGTGCCGGCATCGCCCAGGACGTCCACCACCTCCCGTGGTGTCCCGGCCACGCGCCAGACGGTCAGGAACTCATAGTCGGTGCTGCTTTTCGAATCGCCCATGGCTGCCTCCGCGGCGAGGATGAATAGGCGGCCCACAGTACTCACGCCGTTGTTTGTGGTCAACGGGCGCCGCGCCTCGATGACTACGGCCGCGCCGGCCGGGACCGGTAAACGTGCCCGGGCAGCAGCGGAATCCCCTCGAAGAGCTGGGGGACGGACACCAGCTTGTAGCCCTGCCCCTGCAAGCCCGCAATCAGCTCCTGCTGCCCGGATATTGTCGACGGCTGGACGTCATGCATGAGCACCATCGCGCCGGGCGTGACCTCCTTCAGCACCTTGGGCACGAAGGCCGCCGGATTCTTGCTCTGCCAGTCCAGCGAGTCCACTGCCCAGATCATCAATGGTTTGCCCACTGCTGCCTGGACCGCTGCATCGGCCGCGCCGTACGGCGGACGCATCATGCTGGGAGTGGAACCCGTGGCGGCCAGGATCGCGGCATCCGTCCGGTCCATCTCTTTCCTGATCGCGGGCGGTGACAGCTTGGTCAGGTAGGGGTGGCTGAAGGTGTGGTTGCCGATTGCGTACCCGGCCTCGGCAACCTGCCTGGCGGTGGCCGGGTTGGCGGTGGTGTTGGACCCGGTCATGAAGAACGTGGCCTGCGCGTCGTTGGCCTTCAGGATGTCCAGTAACTGGGGCGTGGTGCGGGGGTCGGGCCCGTCGTCGTAGGTCAGTGCAGCGCACGGGACAATATCGCAGTTCACATGCCTGTGGGCCGGGGCGCTGGCCGGGCGCGGTGCTGCGGCGGCGTTCAGCTGCCCCAGCACCTGGCGGCCGTAATCGCTGAGGGCAGCCGCCGTGTCCGCGGCATTCATCGTGGCCGTCACCTCCCGGCCGGGCATGCCGGGCTGCCCTGCGGAGACGGTCAGTTCGCCTTCCGGACTGAGGACAAGGTCGGTCGGGATTCCTTGAGGGGCGCGGGCGGCGATGTCGGCAGGGATGCCCGCCGCGCGTGCCTGGATGGCGGGGATGGCGTCAGGCCTCAGCAGGTCGGTGCCGCTCCGGACCGCGCCGGAGGCCAGGTCGATATAAACGGTGGCGGCCGCCATCGCACTGACTCCCTCCGGCCCGGCGTCCGACACTCTTTGACGGACCACAAGCACATTGCCCTTGGCCTGGACGGGTTTGGCCGAGATGACCATTTCCCGGCCCTGGTGCTGGCCGGCGTTCAGTGCCATCGCGGGCCGGTAGCGGCCACCCGCCGGAGCCGCCGCATCCAGGAGTCCCAGCAGCCACGAGTCGATGTGGGCGTTGAAGGCGGGCAGCCCGTCAACGTAGGTCCAGGACGCATGGACGTGGTGGTTTCCCACCTGGGCCGTCAAGGCCATCGGGTACCCGCCCGGGACAGCGGCCGGCTGATCCAGCACGTCCGACAATGGCGGTGGCATCGGCACCACCCGCGGCTGGCTGGAAACCCGGTCATGGGGCTGCAGCAGGGAAGGGGACACCGCACTGCCAGCACCGCTGGCCAGCACCGCCGCGGCGCAGAGCGAGGCAACGAGCAAACGCAGGCAGGCAACA comes from Pseudarthrobacter sp. NIBRBAC000502770 and encodes:
- a CDS encoding SRPBCC family protein, translating into MGDSKSSTDYEFLTVWRVAGTPREVVDVLGDAGTLPRWWPSVYLDVEPRDTGNPDGTGKAFFLHTKGWLPYTLKWQLTLTEPVTEQGFALSARGDLNGTGRWTFEQDGPETVVTYDWRVSAAKPLLRRLGWLLKPAFAANHRWAMARGQEALALELRRRRPGANPVKIPPPAGPTFARLSRWQQKATHT
- a CDS encoding polysaccharide deacetylase family protein, with protein sequence MGRTRGSVAVACLRLLVASLCAAAVLASGAGSAVSPSLLQPHDRVSSQPRVVPMPPPLSDVLDQPAAVPGGYPMALTAQVGNHHVHASWTYVDGLPAFNAHIDSWLLGLLDAAAPAGGRYRPAMALNAGQHQGREMVISAKPVQAKGNVLVVRQRVSDAGPEGVSAMAAATVYIDLASGAVRSGTDLLRPDAIPAIQARAAGIPADIAARAPQGIPTDLVLSPEGELTVSAGQPGMPGREVTATMNAADTAAALSDYGRQVLGQLNAAAAPRPASAPAHRHVNCDIVPCAALTYDDGPDPRTTPQLLDILKANDAQATFFMTGSNTTANPATARQVAEAGYAIGNHTFSHPYLTKLSPPAIRKEMDRTDAAILAATGSTPSMMRPPYGAADAAVQAAVGKPLMIWAVDSLDWQSKNPAAFVPKVLKEVTPGAMVLMHDVQPSTISGQQELIAGLQGQGYKLVSVPQLFEGIPLLPGHVYRSRPARP
- a CDS encoding alpha/beta fold hydrolase, which codes for MSLQEIEFTSANGRDTIQAWVYEPIGQPKAIVQLIHGLGEHSRRYLHLISTLVDAGFIVVAGDHSGHGRTAMQQGTWGDAGEDAASVVVADEVTLQAKAREALPPLPYVVFGHSWGSMIARGMAVDPRTQLSGLILCGIAAQMRGIEKRINRPELAGLASGESAAEPAPEELVGQLFDGFLGRLGENAGPTAWVALDADVVADHGRDPFNNFGAPLSARFLQGFVDLYDQVTSDDWYKQLPADLPVLILAGDQDPVTNYGEGAYHVANRLADSGHADVRTRVFPGVRHEVHNEPTTRAETERETVEFIQRVAGS